From one Deltaproteobacteria bacterium genomic stretch:
- a CDS encoding DUF362 domain-containing protein gives MQKSRTPVALLNTADRKGGVGPTIDKLGINPVKGKQVLVKPNFNTADRTPGSTHNDTLVALVKKIWDMGARTVSLGERSYPPTRQVMEQKGVIPLLEKLDVQIIDFDTLPPEDWVKVDVENSHWRDGFRIARPVMESECLVSTGCLKTHQFGGVFTHSLKLHVGVVPTTRNGFDYMTELHGSPHQRQLIAEINAPFKTDLIFMDGVEAFVDGGPATGKKARGDVLLASVDRIAIDAVGIAVLKTLGSNQEIMNTAIFDHDQIARAVELGIGVSAVSDIRVVAVDEKSTALKDRVLKELI, from the coding sequence ATGCAGAAATCACGGACGCCTGTCGCCCTGCTGAACACCGCTGACCGCAAAGGCGGTGTCGGCCCTACCATCGACAAACTGGGAATCAACCCCGTTAAAGGCAAACAAGTACTGGTAAAACCCAATTTCAACACGGCCGACCGCACGCCGGGATCGACCCACAACGACACCCTTGTCGCTTTGGTGAAAAAGATCTGGGACATGGGCGCCCGTACCGTCAGTCTGGGAGAACGCAGCTATCCGCCCACCCGGCAGGTAATGGAGCAGAAAGGCGTGATTCCGCTTCTGGAAAAGCTGGACGTACAAATTATCGACTTCGATACGCTGCCGCCCGAAGACTGGGTAAAGGTGGATGTGGAAAACTCCCACTGGCGGGATGGCTTCAGGATCGCGCGGCCCGTTATGGAAAGCGAGTGTCTGGTCTCCACCGGTTGTTTGAAAACCCACCAGTTCGGTGGCGTGTTCACCCACTCCCTGAAGCTGCACGTCGGGGTCGTTCCAACCACCCGCAACGGGTTCGATTACATGACCGAACTCCACGGGTCTCCTCACCAGAGGCAGTTAATCGCCGAAATCAACGCCCCTTTCAAAACCGATCTGATCTTCATGGACGGCGTCGAAGCTTTCGTGGATGGGGGACCGGCCACGGGAAAAAAGGCAAGAGGCGATGTGCTGCTGGCGTCTGTGGACAGAATCGCCATCGATGCGGTGGGTATCGCGGTCTTGAAAACACTGGGATCCAATCAGGAAATCATGAATACGGCCATTTTCGACCATGATCAGATTGCCCGGGCCGTCGAGCTGGGCATCGGCGTGAGCGCCGTATCCGACATCCGGGTCGTGGCCGTCGACGAAAAAAGCACGGCCTTAAAAGACCGCGTTCTCAAAGAACTCATCTGA
- a CDS encoding phage terminase large subunit family protein, which yields MMTVCKHRNLVLLPAKQKRLRCRHCHLTITPEELDGGYCPECYEVSGIRRDDFEEIEDKTQGAVQYRCEDCGVLVTS from the coding sequence ATGATGACTGTTTGCAAACACCGCAATCTCGTGCTCCTGCCCGCAAAACAAAAACGGTTGCGTTGCCGCCACTGTCACTTGACAATTACCCCGGAAGAACTCGATGGCGGCTACTGTCCCGAATGTTACGAGGTCTCCGGGATAAGGCGGGATGACTTCGAGGAGATCGAAGACAAAACACAGGGCGCCGTCCAGTACCGCTGTGAGGATTGCGGTGTGCTTGTAACCTCATAA
- a CDS encoding N-acetyltransferase, with protein sequence MPDRNEAILQTGSGAVWVHSFCSSEEIQRYAFDSEFGGHAQYRSLYTKRESLEKDAAREEVNVVLAVDADDTIIGFGVLDHPEQGARWLDLGPGVMMELKVIEVCRRWRSAGVAAAIMKRMVAHDTVEDKILYLVGYSWTWDLDGSGMTAQAYRKMLIALFEPFGFQDLQTNEPNICLKPENIFMARIGARVSEALRKRFKWLRFGVSS encoded by the coding sequence ATGCCCGATCGGAATGAAGCCATATTGCAGACAGGGTCCGGTGCCGTCTGGGTGCACTCTTTTTGCAGTAGCGAAGAGATTCAGCGGTATGCATTTGACAGTGAGTTTGGCGGCCATGCACAGTACAGGTCGCTTTACACCAAGAGGGAAAGCCTGGAAAAAGATGCCGCCAGGGAAGAGGTCAATGTCGTTTTGGCCGTCGATGCGGACGACACCATCATCGGTTTCGGCGTGCTCGACCATCCCGAACAGGGGGCTCGCTGGCTGGACCTGGGGCCGGGTGTGATGATGGAGCTGAAAGTGATCGAGGTCTGCCGCCGCTGGCGATCGGCGGGCGTGGCGGCCGCCATCATGAAACGCATGGTGGCCCACGACACCGTCGAGGATAAAATTCTCTATCTCGTGGGCTATTCCTGGACCTGGGATCTCGACGGTTCCGGAATGACGGCGCAAGCCTACCGCAAAATGCTCATCGCTTTATTCGAACCCTTCGGATTCCAGGATCTTCAGACCAACGAACCCAACATTTGCCTCAAACCGGAGAACATTTTCATGGCCAGGATCGGGGCGCGGGTGTCTGAAGCGTTGCGCAAACGCTTCAAATGGCTGCGTTTCGGCGTATCTTCATAA
- a CDS encoding GNAT family N-acetyltransferase, producing the protein MSYPKECVLKDCEEAIIRPLEKGDERLLSEFFDAIPENDRWCMRYDTSNPTVIQHWFENLGSESVFAIVALCNKKIVGHGSLHTREFGATKHVGRFRIIVLPEFRNKRLGTWILLDLIQAAMDKGLEALRSDLIVGMEDAAIEAVRKFDFFKRAELKDYAVDPRGKRHDMVVMVKRLHKGWSDF; encoded by the coding sequence GTGAGCTATCCCAAAGAGTGTGTGCTGAAGGACTGCGAAGAAGCGATCATTCGCCCCCTTGAAAAAGGGGACGAAAGGCTTCTTTCCGAATTTTTTGACGCGATACCGGAGAACGACCGGTGGTGCATGCGCTACGACACGTCGAATCCCACCGTCATCCAGCACTGGTTTGAAAATCTGGGGTCGGAAAGCGTGTTTGCCATCGTCGCCCTCTGCAACAAGAAGATCGTGGGGCACGGCAGCCTGCACACCCGCGAATTCGGAGCCACCAAGCATGTCGGGCGCTTTCGCATTATCGTATTGCCCGAATTCAGGAACAAACGCCTGGGCACCTGGATCCTGCTGGACCTGATTCAGGCGGCCATGGACAAAGGGCTGGAGGCGCTGCGTTCGGACCTGATCGTCGGCATGGAAGACGCCGCCATAGAGGCTGTGCGGAAATTCGATTTTTTCAAGCGTGCGGAGCTCAAGGACTACGCCGTCGATCCACGGGGTAAACGCCACGACATGGTCGTTATGGTCAAGCGCCTGCACAAGGGATGGAGCGACTTCTAA